One region of Permianibacter fluminis genomic DNA includes:
- a CDS encoding SpoIIAA family protein produces the protein MIELLTNLPDHVVGIAASGEVTADEYESVIIPAIEAKLAAYGRVWVLYQLGPAFTGFTSGALWDDLRLGVAHFRAWEKLAIVTDLDWMGGAIRLFGFALPCPVQIFPNAELAEAVRWIKVD, from the coding sequence ATGATCGAGCTATTAACCAACCTGCCGGATCATGTCGTTGGCATTGCCGCTAGCGGCGAGGTCACGGCCGATGAGTATGAGTCGGTGATCATTCCGGCGATTGAGGCCAAATTGGCGGCGTATGGCCGGGTCTGGGTGTTGTATCAGTTGGGACCGGCGTTTACCGGTTTTACTTCCGGTGCGTTGTGGGACGATTTGCGTCTGGGTGTGGCGCATTTTCGGGCCTGGGAAAAGCTCGCGATTGTTACTGATCTGGACTGGATGGGTGGCGCCATTCGCTTGTTTGGTTTTGCCTTGCCGTGTCCGGTGCAGATTTTCCCGAATGCGGAACTGGCCGAAGCGGTGCGGTGGATCAAGGTGGATTGA